A portion of the bacterium genome contains these proteins:
- a CDS encoding Mur ligase domain-containing protein → MKIYFSGIGGVGLGPLAEIAQQAGFEIFGSDQNSSPMTQKLISKGAQIHIGEQNGDFLKKKFIEDGVEWLVYTSALPQNHPELVLAQELGLKTSKRDELLNFIIEEKNLKMLAIAGTHGKTTTTGMLIWTLQQLGVPASWSVGTTLTYGESGFFDPRSEFFIYEADEFDRNFLHFSPFLSLITSIDHDHTDVYKTPEEYFSAFQDFAKQSNFTLSWQDQNPQIYSKIHNKILLKSVEESLTLPGDFLLKNATLVLEALDFLAESGFNLGEGYFERAVEALNNFPGTDRRFERIAEGIYSDYGHHPVEIEATLQMAKEVARRQGFSGVSLIYQPHQNVRQHEVAPDYTEQVFKNADEVIWLPTYLSRENPDLEILTPEFLSKNISSKTQIIEMSPELAEKIAQLQAENRLVLAMSAGSLDGWLRQNFKK, encoded by the coding sequence ATGAAAATCTACTTCTCAGGAATTGGTGGCGTCGGTCTTGGCCCGCTGGCAGAAATTGCCCAACAGGCGGGCTTTGAGATTTTTGGCAGCGACCAAAATTCAAGCCCAATGACACAAAAACTCATATCCAAAGGCGCCCAAATCCACATCGGCGAGCAAAACGGCGACTTTTTGAAGAAAAAATTCATAGAAGATGGTGTGGAGTGGCTAGTCTATACTTCTGCCCTGCCACAGAATCACCCAGAACTCGTCCTCGCACAAGAACTCGGGCTAAAAACCTCCAAACGGGACGAACTTCTCAACTTTATCATTGAAGAAAAAAATCTCAAAATGCTAGCCATCGCCGGCACCCATGGCAAGACCACTACTACTGGTATGCTTATATGGACACTTCAACAACTTGGTGTCCCTGCGAGTTGGTCTGTTGGCACAACTTTGACTTATGGCGAAAGCGGATTTTTTGATCCGAGAAGCGAATTTTTTATTTATGAAGCGGATGAGTTCGATCGTAATTTTCTCCATTTTTCGCCCTTTTTAAGTCTTATTACCTCTATCGATCACGACCATACCGATGTTTATAAAACGCCCGAGGAATACTTCTCGGCATTTCAAGATTTTGCCAAACAAAGCAATTTTACCCTCTCTTGGCAAGACCAGAATCCGCAAATTTACAGTAAAATTCATAACAAAATTCTCTTAAAATCAGTTGAAGAATCGCTGACACTACCAGGAGATTTTTTGCTCAAAAACGCCACGCTCGTTTTAGAAGCGCTCGACTTTCTGGCGGAAAGTGGCTTCAACTTGGGCGAAGGCTACTTCGAGCGTGCTGTTGAGGCGCTTAACAATTTCCCAGGAACAGATCGTCGCTTCGAGCGGATCGCCGAAGGGATTTATAGCGATTATGGACACCACCCGGTCGAAATTGAGGCTACGCTCCAGATGGCTAAGGAAGTTGCAAGGCGTCAAGGATTTTCTGGGGTTTCACTAATTTATCAGCCGCACCAAAATGTCCGCCAGCACGAAGTCGCACCAGACTACACCGAGCAGGTTTTCAAAAACGCGGATGAAGTCATCTGGCTTCCAACTTACCTCAGTCGAGAAAATCCCGATCTCGAAATCCTAACGCCAGAATTCTTATCAAAAAACATTTCTTCAAAAACCCAAATCATCGAAATGTCGCCAGAATTAGCAGAAAAAATTGCGCAACTTCAAGCAGAAAACCGCCTCGTTCTTGCAATGAGCGCCGGCTCGCTCGATGGTTGGCTTCGACAAAATTTCAAAAAATAA
- a CDS encoding ABC transporter substrate-binding protein, with translation MEKKTNSKKPLGSKSLTIFKGDKKVSISKIKDVDFAKAADLAEKVVVGHARKHIGSRIKNLHEIRRSVMVWLGIMVVLVGSLLIFRSMGQKSYRERGFADGGVYTEGVLGEISTLNPLFASSTPEKIFAEIAFSRLFDIDSSGKLNYEAVKNVSTQDNYKNFTLKLRENIIWSDGGKLTANDVIFTTEILKNKTLFPQRSQIWKNVEISKISDFEVSVKTPSGTPLVLQSFDFPILPKHKFNNLSIDKIRESDFEKKPVTSGEFSYRSFSKSDNKSVIRLEKNDKFYGGAPKLDFFEIAAFTEKDTLKKSLLNGEVSGSGEFSDGEFSVQEKSKFNKTESNLNKGIFAFFNNSSEILKEKTLRRALAEGIDMSKVREKLSDVSSLNYPIFEEFFNSDESPKIKYNQAEAEKKLDQLGWIKSGNIRQKDGKKLKLNISSTNNKNLESAASEIKNQLSQIGVEAVLTIADKDDKTGAYIQSVVQARSYDILLFEVDLGADADIYPFWHSSQATLEGLNFSSYKDFVADDILFNYRNSVDENAKKSRMTAFVNRWLQESPAMPVARLKSTYFSRSSVNAYSSKNKLVNQFNRYTDVKYWQVNTKNLYKTP, from the coding sequence GTGGAGAAAAAAACTAATTCGAAAAAGCCTCTGGGCTCGAAGTCATTGACGATTTTTAAGGGCGATAAAAAAGTTTCAATCTCGAAGATTAAGGATGTTGATTTTGCTAAGGCGGCAGATCTGGCTGAAAAGGTTGTGGTTGGGCATGCTCGTAAGCATATTGGCTCGCGTATAAAAAATCTTCACGAGATCCGTCGGTCGGTGATGGTTTGGCTTGGTATTATGGTCGTTTTGGTTGGCTCATTACTGATATTTAGGAGTATGGGGCAGAAGAGTTACCGCGAGCGAGGCTTTGCTGATGGTGGCGTCTACACTGAAGGAGTTTTGGGCGAGATTTCAACGCTCAATCCGCTGTTTGCTTCTTCTACTCCGGAAAAAATATTTGCCGAGATCGCTTTTTCTCGACTTTTTGATATTGACTCGAGCGGAAAATTGAATTATGAGGCAGTCAAGAATGTCTCAACGCAAGACAATTATAAGAATTTTACACTCAAACTCAGGGAAAATATCATCTGGAGTGATGGGGGTAAATTAACAGCAAACGATGTAATTTTTACAACGGAAATCTTGAAGAATAAAACACTTTTTCCGCAGCGATCTCAGATATGGAAGAATGTTGAAATTTCTAAAATTAGTGATTTTGAAGTATCTGTAAAAACACCTTCTGGCACACCTTTAGTTCTCCAAAGTTTTGATTTTCCTATTTTACCAAAACATAAATTTAATAATTTGTCAATTGATAAAATTAGAGAAAGTGATTTTGAAAAAAAACCTGTGACTTCTGGAGAATTCTCGTATAGATCATTCTCGAAATCAGATAATAAAAGTGTGATTCGGCTTGAGAAAAATGATAAATTTTATGGCGGAGCGCCCAAATTAGACTTTTTCGAGATTGCCGCCTTTACGGAAAAAGATACCTTGAAAAAATCTTTATTAAATGGTGAGGTATCTGGAAGTGGCGAATTTTCTGATGGCGAGTTTTCTGTTCAAGAAAAGTCTAAATTCAACAAAACGGAAAGTAATCTTAACAAGGGAATTTTTGCGTTTTTCAACAATTCCTCTGAGATCTTGAAAGAAAAGACTCTCCGACGGGCACTTGCAGAAGGCATTGATATGTCGAAAGTTAGGGAGAAGTTGTCTGACGTTTCTTCACTTAATTATCCAATATTTGAAGAGTTTTTCAATAGCGATGAGTCTCCTAAAATTAAATATAATCAAGCAGAAGCAGAGAAAAAACTTGACCAACTTGGCTGGATTAAGAGCGGCAATATCCGCCAAAAAGATGGTAAAAAACTAAAGTTGAATATTTCTTCAACCAATAATAAAAATCTTGAGTCGGCCGCTTCTGAAATCAAAAATCAACTTTCCCAAATAGGTGTTGAAGCTGTATTGACAATTGCCGATAAAGATGATAAAACTGGGGCATATATTCAATCAGTTGTTCAAGCAAGAAGTTATGATATTTTGCTCTTCGAAGTTGATCTTGGTGCTGATGCTGACATCTATCCATTCTGGCACTCTTCTCAGGCTACGCTTGAAGGCCTAAACTTCTCCAGCTACAAAGATTTTGTGGCGGATGATATTCTCTTTAATTATAGAAATTCTGTCGATGAAAATGCCAAGAAATCCAGAATGACAGCGTTTGTTAATAGGTGGCTACAAGAGTCTCCCGCGATGCCTGTTGCTAGATTAAAATCGACATACTTTTCTCGAAGTAGCGTGAACGCATATTCATCAAAAAATAAATTAGTCAATCAATTTAACAGATATACGGATGTTAAATATTGGCAAGTCAATACAAAAAACCTTTACAAAACGCCATAA
- the secG gene encoding preprotein translocase subunit SecG: MNLDTILQIATVVFGVLTVVLILLQQRGATLGAGYGSSGELHIERRGVEKKVYQTTIFFAMIFVMSIVAMLVLPK; the protein is encoded by the coding sequence ATGAATTTAGATACAATTTTACAGATTGCAACGGTAGTTTTTGGCGTGTTGACAGTTGTTTTGATTTTGCTTCAACAACGTGGCGCTACTCTTGGAGCAGGTTATGGATCCTCTGGTGAACTTCACATTGAGCGACGAGGTGTCGAGAAAAAAGTTTATCAAACTACTATATTTTTTGCGATGATTTTTGTGATGTCGATTGTTGCGATGTTAGTTTTGCCAAAATAA
- a CDS encoding phage holin family protein, with amino-acid sequence MKDTLQIFIVRWFLNSFALWILVSIFGDIKIGADTGTFFLAGFIFSLFNSMLKPVLKILALPAIILTLGIFTIFVNGFILWLSIKVSPNLSMSFWNSVVAGAVMSFVNYLLTESVKEKEIL; translated from the coding sequence GTGAAAGACACATTGCAAATTTTTATTGTTAGATGGTTTTTGAATAGTTTTGCGCTATGGATTTTGGTTTCTATCTTTGGCGATATTAAAATTGGTGCAGACACGGGAACTTTCTTTTTAGCGGGATTTATTTTTTCACTTTTTAATAGTATGTTGAAGCCAGTTTTGAAGATTTTGGCATTACCTGCGATAATTCTAACACTTGGGATTTTTACGATTTTTGTTAATGGATTTATTCTGTGGCTTTCGATCAAAGTTTCGCCTAATTTATCGATGAGTTTTTGGAATTCGGTTGTGGCTGGAGCGGTTATGAGTTTTGTGAATTATTTACTGACGGAAAGTGTTAAAGAAAAGGAGATTTTATGA
- the rimK gene encoding 30S ribosomal protein S6--L-glutamate ligase, translated as MKIAILSNSEENYSTKRLKEEAESRGHEVDIIAYRDCYISIDDKNPKVLFDGKSVEKYDVIIPRIASYMTKYGTSVVRQLEAIYPKAFFVNKSLAITRARDKLRSTQLLAKAGVSIPKTVLSRNTADIDDLLEEIGGTPAIIKLARGTHGNGVVLAETKKAAKSVLQAFYLNNSDGTNILIQEFIKESAGTDIRAFVVGSQVVASMKRQSLDDDFRSNLHKGGLGEPIKLTPEERKMAVRAAKAMGLSIAGVDLMRSERGPLVLEVNASPGFGIEKITYRNVAGKIIDYIERNAKRGNKKDKIGA; from the coding sequence ATGAAGATTGCAATTTTGTCAAACTCTGAAGAGAATTATTCAACCAAAAGACTAAAAGAAGAGGCGGAAAGCCGCGGTCACGAAGTTGATATTATTGCCTATCGCGATTGTTATATTTCGATCGATGATAAGAATCCCAAGGTGCTTTTTGATGGTAAAAGTGTTGAAAAATACGATGTGATTATTCCACGCATTGCTAGTTATATGACCAAATATGGCACCTCTGTTGTGCGTCAGCTGGAAGCGATTTACCCAAAGGCGTTTTTTGTTAATAAATCGTTGGCGATTACTCGCGCGCGCGACAAACTTCGTTCGACGCAGCTGCTTGCTAAGGCTGGCGTTTCGATTCCAAAAACCGTCCTTTCTCGAAACACCGCCGACATCGATGATTTGCTCGAAGAAATTGGCGGCACGCCTGCGATCATCAAGTTGGCTCGCGGAACGCACGGCAATGGCGTGGTTTTGGCTGAAACCAAAAAGGCTGCCAAGTCCGTTCTTCAAGCATTTTACCTCAATAACTCCGACGGGACTAACATTTTGATTCAAGAATTCATTAAGGAATCCGCCGGCACCGATATCCGTGCGTTTGTGGTGGGTTCGCAAGTGGTGGCTTCAATGAAGCGCCAGAGCCTTGATGATGATTTCAGAAGCAATCTTCATAAAGGCGGTTTGGGTGAGCCGATCAAACTCACGCCAGAAGAACGAAAAATGGCCGTGCGCGCGGCTAAGGCTATGGGGCTTTCGATCGCAGGTGTTGATTTGATGCGCTCTGAGCGGGGACCTTTGGTTTTGGAAGTTAATGCTTCGCCCGGATTTGGTATCGAAAAAATCACCTACCGCAACGTCGCTGGTAAAATAATTGATTATATCGAAAGAAACGCCAAACGGGGCAATAAGAAGGATAAGATTGGCGCTTAG
- a CDS encoding RimK/LysX family protein — MRKPVFGFFREKRDIEEFKFKAEHYKQAYHELFSELEFRGVEPVFLMGNGTYLGDGVFSKHWVQVEKDGEFIFEKRGKIKVDVLWAKDYFEGDGVPQINSVEFRKVCSDKNLTYNLLEEFQPKSFLAQNETEIIAAFEKIPTSKVAVKTLSGNSGAGVFVGEKSDFNLAEFGKDFPLQVQEFIETDCGVPNIVEGRHDFRVIIINGEAILATLRTPPEGGLKSNIGYGGTTFLLEKEKIPQDLLEICAKIDEKLAAIGADRFYSADFGLTKNGWRLFEVNAMPGTINRGRGEFSVEYQRQLANFFAAATIKNSVLKIGRAERVNLPNFEIAEIPAKIDSGAWSSSIDCERAEVFEENGVQKLRFVLFSKNRPEYTGREIVTENFEVTEVKNSNGIETRFVIFEKIEIGGRVFESRFTLARRAHLRYPILIGRRLLRETGFLIDVNLGQGLPDDEEERDL; from the coding sequence ATGCGCAAGCCGGTTTTTGGATTTTTTAGAGAGAAAAGAGACATAGAAGAATTTAAATTTAAAGCCGAGCACTATAAGCAGGCGTATCACGAACTTTTCTCGGAGTTGGAGTTTAGAGGTGTTGAGCCTGTTTTTTTGATGGGGAACGGGACTTATTTGGGTGATGGGGTTTTTTCGAAACACTGGGTTCAGGTAGAGAAAGACGGTGAATTTATCTTCGAAAAACGAGGTAAAATAAAAGTTGATGTTCTATGGGCCAAAGATTACTTTGAAGGTGACGGCGTGCCACAGATTAATTCTGTTGAATTTCGAAAAGTTTGTTCTGACAAAAACCTAACATACAATCTTTTGGAAGAATTTCAACCAAAAAGTTTTTTGGCGCAAAATGAGACAGAAATTATCGCCGCATTCGAAAAAATCCCAACCAGCAAGGTCGCGGTCAAGACATTATCGGGAAATTCTGGGGCCGGCGTTTTTGTGGGTGAAAAATCTGATTTTAATCTGGCGGAATTTGGTAAAGATTTTCCACTTCAAGTTCAAGAATTTATTGAAACCGATTGCGGCGTGCCAAATATCGTTGAGGGTCGTCACGATTTCAGGGTGATAATCATCAATGGCGAGGCGATTCTTGCGACGCTTCGAACTCCGCCCGAAGGTGGCTTGAAGTCCAATATTGGCTATGGCGGTACGACTTTTTTACTCGAAAAGGAAAAAATTCCGCAAGATTTGCTTGAGATTTGTGCTAAAATTGATGAAAAACTTGCCGCGATTGGAGCAGATAGATTTTATTCTGCTGATTTTGGCCTGACTAAAAACGGCTGGCGATTGTTTGAAGTTAATGCAATGCCCGGCACGATTAACAGAGGTCGTGGTGAGTTTTCAGTTGAGTATCAGCGCCAACTTGCTAACTTTTTTGCAGCGGCTACTATCAAAAATTCTGTGCTGAAAATTGGTCGTGCTGAGCGGGTTAATTTGCCGAATTTCGAAATTGCTGAAATTCCCGCTAAAATCGACAGCGGTGCGTGGAGTTCTTCGATCGACTGCGAAAGGGCGGAAGTTTTTGAAGAAAATGGTGTTCAGAAATTGCGATTTGTGCTTTTCTCCAAAAATCGTCCAGAATATACGGGGCGAGAAATTGTGACGGAAAACTTTGAAGTTACAGAGGTGAAGAACTCTAATGGCATCGAAACGCGTTTTGTGATTTTCGAAAAAATTGAGATTGGCGGGCGAGTTTTCGAGAGTCGCTTTACGCTGGCGAGGCGCGCGCATTTGCGTTATCCGATCTTGATCGGGCGGCGACTTTTGCGCGAAACGGGCTTTTTGATAGATGTGAATTTAGGGCAGGGATTGCCTGATGATGAAGAAGAAAGGGATTTGTAA
- a CDS encoding DUF1704 domain-containing protein: protein MNKFNAPNFEKSPEKFSTREAYENIDPAILSKFRPANAEEAEAEFHKNPYLYKPKNNYQNYTPESVFELGKSIESAIEILENDQDLSKIEQEIYGSQIEVQAKRYKFLRAGLDFKSAQTEEEKSAAREEFMKYNREIWGAPERETFESLLGEKLSKLSKKEFSGHGKWIRESLLAEFPDVDLEKTGERFKPSNEVFEAFGDGVRMLFAEQLAQVPDAPRDGDKFSAQEIGEVFQKVLGSFEDGTEFSKYEISWKDSGAISVNSSKRQISISKNRAGVSKKQLEGLVAHEICTHYYRAQIGEGYGITPLRKGLDGYLDTEEGIARAMEMAVSGKYVEAGVPHYLTAGMAEFMGASFRDAYEINWRIYALEDSKTGEISDEDIQKAQAKAYKNTQRIFRGTDELPWFKDLSYYNGGQKIWQYIEKNIDDPMLFDNLLLGGKSNVFDKSHGRILYGLKTQ, encoded by the coding sequence ATGAATAAATTTAACGCGCCGAATTTTGAAAAGTCGCCAGAAAAATTCTCAACTCGCGAGGCTTATGAAAACATCGATCCCGCGATTTTGAGCAAATTTCGCCCAGCAAATGCTGAAGAGGCGGAGGCGGAGTTTCACAAAAATCCATATCTCTACAAGCCTAAAAATAATTATCAAAATTACACGCCGGAAAGTGTTTTCGAGCTTGGAAAAAGCATCGAAAGCGCGATTGAGATTCTCGAAAATGACCAAGATTTGTCAAAAATCGAGCAAGAAATCTACGGCTCGCAGATTGAAGTTCAAGCCAAACGCTATAAATTTTTGCGGGCGGGCTTGGATTTTAAATCGGCACAAACGGAAGAAGAAAAATCCGCCGCGCGCGAAGAATTTATGAAATACAACCGCGAAATCTGGGGCGCGCCAGAACGCGAAACTTTTGAATCTTTGCTCGGCGAGAAATTATCTAAGCTTTCGAAGAAGGAATTTTCGGGTCACGGAAAATGGATCCGCGAGTCGCTTTTGGCGGAATTTCCAGATGTGGATTTGGAGAAAACCGGCGAGAGATTTAAGCCTTCGAACGAGGTTTTTGAGGCTTTTGGTGACGGCGTGCGAATGCTTTTTGCTGAGCAATTGGCGCAAGTTCCGGACGCGCCACGCGATGGTGATAAATTTTCTGCCCAAGAAATTGGCGAAGTTTTCCAAAAAGTTTTGGGTAGCTTCGAAGACGGAACAGAATTTTCGAAATATGAAATTTCTTGGAAGGATTCTGGCGCGATAAGCGTAAACTCCTCCAAGCGGCAAATCTCAATTTCGAAAAACCGCGCTGGCGTTTCGAAAAAGCAATTGGAGGGCTTGGTTGCGCACGAAATCTGCACGCATTACTACCGTGCGCAGATTGGCGAAGGCTACGGAATTACGCCACTTCGAAAGGGGTTGGATGGCTATCTTGACACCGAGGAAGGGATTGCGCGGGCGATGGAAATGGCGGTTTCTGGTAAATATGTCGAAGCGGGTGTTCCACATTATTTGACAGCCGGAATGGCGGAATTTATGGGCGCGAGCTTCCGTGATGCTTATGAAATAAACTGGCGAATTTACGCGTTGGAAGATTCAAAAACTGGAGAAATTTCGGACGAAGACATTCAAAAAGCGCAGGCAAAAGCCTACAAAAACACTCAGCGAATCTTCCGCGGGACGGATGAGCTGCCATGGTTTAAGGATTTGAGTTATTATAACGGCGGGCAAAAAATCTGGCAATATATCGAGAAAAATATCGACGATCCGATGCTTTTTGATAATTTGTTGCTTGGTGGAAAGTCTAATGTTTTCGATAAATCTCATGGGCGGATTTTGTACGGCTTAAAAACTCAATAA
- the dnaJ gene encoding molecular chaperone DnaJ, translating into MSKSDYYDVLGVKKDASADEIKKAFRRKAVELHPDKGGDEAKFKEVNEAYEVLKDKEKRQRYDQFGHAGVGGAGGGGNPFEGFNFGGQGINFDFGGGFGDIFSDLFGGGFGGGRSSGVRRGRDLQTEVVLSFKEAIFGLEKTLEITLDDDCDHCNGSGAEPDFGMKKCPTCGGSGQQTRVTQTLFGPIQQTTTCETCQGRGEVPEKDCGVCGGAGVRRQKQEIKLKIPAGIDDGATIRLSGRGEAIKGGEKGDLYVNIRVKADKKFTREGDLILSEERISMIDAALGTEIEVETVDGPLTIKIPAGTQSHTDFKLSGHGVPHLRSDRRGAHIITIIVETPTRLSKKQKELLKEFSKTKKGIF; encoded by the coding sequence ATGAGTAAATCTGACTATTATGATGTTTTGGGCGTAAAAAAGGACGCCAGCGCTGATGAAATTAAGAAGGCTTTTCGCCGAAAGGCGGTGGAACTTCACCCCGATAAGGGCGGTGATGAGGCCAAATTTAAGGAGGTTAATGAGGCTTATGAAGTCCTAAAAGATAAGGAAAAGAGGCAACGGTATGACCAATTCGGCCACGCTGGCGTGGGCGGCGCAGGCGGTGGCGGTAATCCTTTTGAAGGGTTTAATTTTGGCGGGCAAGGCATCAATTTTGACTTTGGCGGTGGATTTGGCGATATATTTAGCGACCTTTTTGGCGGTGGCTTTGGCGGTGGTCGGAGTTCTGGGGTGCGTCGCGGGCGAGACCTTCAAACAGAAGTTGTGTTGAGTTTTAAGGAGGCGATTTTTGGGCTTGAAAAAACGCTCGAAATCACTCTCGATGATGATTGCGACCACTGTAATGGGAGCGGTGCTGAGCCAGATTTTGGTATGAAGAAGTGTCCGACTTGTGGCGGAAGTGGTCAGCAGACGCGCGTGACGCAGACGCTGTTTGGGCCGATTCAGCAGACCACAACTTGCGAGACTTGTCAAGGTAGGGGTGAGGTGCCAGAAAAGGACTGTGGTGTTTGTGGTGGGGCGGGCGTGAGGCGCCAGAAGCAAGAGATTAAACTTAAAATCCCAGCCGGAATTGATGACGGTGCGACGATCCGTCTTAGCGGTCGCGGTGAGGCGATAAAGGGTGGTGAAAAGGGTGATCTATATGTTAATATTCGTGTCAAGGCGGATAAAAAATTCACTCGTGAGGGCGATTTAATCTTGAGCGAAGAGCGCATCTCTATGATTGACGCGGCTCTCGGCACCGAGATCGAGGTAGAAACTGTCGATGGGCCTCTAACTATCAAAATTCCTGCTGGAACGCAGAGTCACACCGACTTTAAGTTAAGCGGACACGGCGTGCCTCATCTGCGTAGCGACAGGCGAGGAGCGCATATTATCACTATTATCGTCGAAACGCCAACTCGACTTTCTAAGAAGCAAAAAGAACTGCTTAAAGAATTTTCCAAAACCAAGAAAGGCATTTTCTGA
- a CDS encoding DNA-binding protein, whose protein sequence is MSIKFKAVQKANPRKLDDPKKHYATAISAGLVDLDTLTKRIARRSTTVSDIDIMAVLKALTHEIAYSVEAGETVHLGDLGYFHITLKSKGQDSAKAVSAGDIEAAKVRFVAGKELEAVLKTAQFEKES, encoded by the coding sequence ATGTCTATCAAATTCAAAGCGGTTCAAAAAGCCAATCCTCGCAAACTCGACGACCCCAAAAAACACTACGCCACCGCTATCTCCGCTGGCCTCGTCGATCTCGATACGCTGACCAAGCGGATTGCGCGACGCTCGACAACCGTTTCGGACATTGATATTATGGCTGTATTGAAGGCGCTAACCCACGAAATCGCCTATTCTGTGGAGGCGGGCGAAACCGTCCATCTTGGCGATCTGGGCTATTTTCATATCACGCTCAAAAGCAAGGGGCAGGACAGCGCCAAGGCGGTGAGTGCTGGCGACATTGAGGCTGCCAAGGTGCGCTTTGTGGCTGGAAAGGAACTTGAAGCAGTGTTGAAGACCGCCCAATTCGAGAAAGAAAGTTAA
- the dnaK gene encoding molecular chaperone DnaK: MGKIIGIDLGTTNSAFAYMVAGKPEVITNAEGNRTTPSVVAINKKGDRLVGQVAQRQRVTNPKNTIYGVKRLIGRKFTDAEVQKDLDILPYEIVKKGDGVAVKMGDKEYTPEEVSAMILSKIKADAEAFLGEKVTEAVITVPAYFDDSQRQATKDAGKIAGLEVKRIINEPTAAALAYGLDGKKDEKIAVFDLGGGTFDVSILDIADGVFEVLSTNGDTHLGGEDFDNRIVNHFLDEFKKEEGIDLKNDSAAMQRLKDEAEKAKKELSSTTSYEVNLPFIAMEDGVPKNFEYTLTRAKLEDLVSDLIERLAVPVNKALDDAGLKASDISEVVMVGGMTRMPAVVEKVEKIFNKKPTQGVNPDEVVAVGAAIQGGVLAGDVKDVLLLDVTPLTLGIETAGGVRTPMIDRNTTVPTSKSQVFSTYADNQPQVEIHVLQGEREMAADNKSLGNFILSGIAPAPRGVPQIEVTFNIDANGILTVSAKDKGTGKENNITIQNSGNMSKEDIEKAQKDAELHADEDKKKRETIEAKNALENAIYQAEKMPKEFEGKISDDDKEAIEKAVEEAKKSQSSDDKAELEKAAQTLQDAIMPIGAKLYQAEQAAAQSDEKSGETKTSRKKADDAVEGEIVE; encoded by the coding sequence ATGGGAAAAATTATCGGAATTGACCTAGGTACAACCAACTCAGCATTTGCGTATATGGTTGCTGGAAAGCCAGAGGTTATCACTAACGCGGAAGGCAATCGCACAACTCCAAGTGTGGTCGCAATCAATAAAAAGGGCGATCGTCTCGTTGGTCAAGTTGCGCAACGCCAGCGCGTCACCAACCCAAAAAACACGATTTATGGCGTAAAGCGCCTCATCGGACGCAAATTTACAGATGCAGAAGTTCAAAAAGACCTTGACATTTTGCCTTACGAAATCGTTAAAAAAGGCGACGGCGTTGCTGTAAAAATGGGTGACAAAGAATACACTCCAGAAGAAGTTTCAGCGATGATTTTGAGCAAAATCAAAGCCGACGCAGAGGCATTTCTTGGCGAGAAAGTCACAGAAGCAGTTATTACCGTTCCTGCTTACTTCGACGATTCTCAGCGTCAAGCAACCAAGGACGCGGGTAAAATCGCAGGGTTGGAAGTTAAACGAATCATCAACGAGCCAACTGCTGCCGCGCTTGCGTATGGTTTGGATGGCAAAAAAGATGAAAAAATCGCCGTCTTCGACCTTGGTGGTGGTACCTTCGATGTGTCGATTCTCGATATCGCGGATGGCGTTTTCGAAGTTCTTTCGACCAACGGTGACACGCACCTAGGTGGTGAAGACTTCGACAACCGAATTGTCAATCATTTCCTCGATGAATTTAAAAAAGAAGAGGGAATCGATCTTAAAAACGACTCCGCGGCAATGCAGCGACTCAAAGACGAGGCGGAAAAAGCCAAGAAGGAACTTTCTTCAACAACTTCTTACGAAGTCAACTTGCCGTTCATTGCGATGGAAGACGGCGTGCCAAAGAACTTCGAATATACTTTGACTCGTGCCAAACTTGAAGATCTCGTATCTGATCTCATTGAGCGTCTTGCCGTGCCAGTAAATAAAGCGCTTGACGATGCTGGACTTAAAGCGAGCGATATTAGTGAAGTTGTGATGGTTGGTGGTATGACTCGAATGCCAGCCGTTGTGGAAAAGGTTGAAAAAATCTTCAACAAAAAGCCAACCCAAGGTGTTAACCCAGATGAAGTTGTGGCTGTGGGTGCGGCAATTCAAGGTGGTGTTTTGGCGGGCGATGTCAAGGATGTTCTCCTTCTCGATGTGACACCTCTAACGCTTGGTATTGAAACTGCTGGTGGCGTTCGAACTCCAATGATTGATCGCAACACTACTGTTCCAACTTCTAAGAGTCAAGTTTTCTCGACTTACGCTGACAATCAGCCACAAGTTGAAATCCATGTGCTTCAAGGTGAGCGTGAAATGGCTGCCGACAACAAATCGCTTGGAAACTTCATTTTGAGCGGAATTGCTCCTGCGCCACGAGGTGTGCCACAGATTGAGGTGACTTTCAATATTGACGCCAACGGAATTTTGACCGTTTCCGCCAAGGACAAAGGCACCGGCAAAGAGAACAACATCACCATTCAAAACAGCGGAAATATGAGCAAAGAAGATATCGAAAAGGCTCAAAAAGATGCTGAACTTCACGCCGATGAAGACAAAAAGAAGCGTGAAACTATCGAGGCCAAAAATGCTCTTGAAAACGCCATCTATCAAGCCGAGAAGATGCCAAAAGAATTTGAAGGCAAAATCTCCGACGACGATAAGGAAGCGATCGAGAAAGCGGTAGAAGAAGCCAAGAAGTCTCAATCTTCGGACGATAAGGCTGAACTCGAAAAAGCCGCTCAGACGCTTCAAGACGCGATTATGCCAATCGGTGCCAAGTTGTACCAAGCCGAACAAGCGGCTGCCCAATCAGATGAAAAATCTGGCGAAACCAAAACTTCGCGCAAAAAAGCTGATGATGCTGTTGAGGGCGAAATTGTAGAATAG